A part of Aegilops tauschii subsp. strangulata cultivar AL8/78 chromosome 2, Aet v6.0, whole genome shotgun sequence genomic DNA contains:
- the LOC109780799 gene encoding F-box protein At5g49610 has protein sequence MEEKSSRHKKARATNPPASAQEAVPVAEAASLLTDDLIVEILSRLPARSVHRFKCVSPSWRALITDPANRKKLPQALAGFLYSTFHRRDPHFHEFHFANISNSPSPPVDPLLPFLPSDKYLYVNQLDTCNGLLLCRVHMAPSSPSGDENTPVESHYIVCNPATGRWVDLPPHPEAPPDSFVFARLAFDPAVSSHFRVLQFENSDLKKYVTGVNVYSSQTGAWNHRESRLFEKITLFAGLSGVFFHGMLHLLGWLHHPLYMDENFVLVAVDVEGQVWKTTRLPSRGLGFGRIGLSQGCLHYASKVLPTVDNNKKKKKKKEEDTSLAAEIAAVWCMKDYDSKEWILKHSVTIAELWSITSAEFDVAAIHPDRGSIFLYSYDDDTLASYDMQHRLHRILHLEENNTAIFLPYVPLFSDSFAGADGQ, from the coding sequence ATGGAGGAGAAGAGCTCTCGGCACAAGAAGGCAAGGGCGACCAACCCTCCGGCGTCGGCGCAGGAGGCAGTTCCGGTGGCGGAGGCGGCCAGCCTCCTGACGGACGACCTCATCGTGGAGATCCTCTCCCGCCTCCCCGCCAGGTCCGTCCACCGCTTCAAGTGCGTCTCGCCGTCCTGGCGCGCCCTCATCACGGACCCCGCCAACCGCAAGAAGCTGCCCCAGGCCCTCGCCGGCTTCCTCTACAGCACCTTCCACAGGAGAGACCCCCACTTCCATGAATTCCACTTCGCCAACATCTCCAACAGCCCATCCCCGCCGGTTGACCCGCTCCTCCCTTTCTTGCCATCCGACAAGTACCTGTATGTCAACCAGCTGGACACCTGCAATGGCCTCCTCCTCTGCCGCGTCCACATGGCCCCTTCTTCTCCTTCCGGGGACGAGAATACGCCGGTTGAATCCCATTACATCGTGTGCAATCCGGCCACCGGGAGGTGGGTCGACCTCCCCCCTCACCCTGAGGCGCCTCCTGACAGCTTCGTCTTCGCTCGTTTGGCTTTTGATCCAGCAGTCTCCTCCCATTTCCGTGTTCTTCAATTTGAGAACAGCGATCTGAAGAAATACGTCACAGGAGTCAACGTATACTCTTCGCAAACTGGAGCCTGGAATCATAGAGAAAGTCGCTTGTTTGAGAAAATTACCCTCTTCGCCGGCCTTTCCGGTGTCTTCTTTCACGGTATGCTACACTTGCTTGGTTGGCTGCACCACCCCCTGTACATGGACGAAAATTTTGTGCTGGTAGCAGTGGACGTGGAGGGGCAGGTGTGGAAGACTACCCGTTTGCCTTCACGTGGTTTGGGTTTTGGTAGAATTGGATTGTCACAGGGGTGCTTGCACTATGCTAGCAAAGTCCTACCTACTGTTGACAataacaagaagaagaagaagaaaaaggaggaGGATACATCTCTAGCTGCCGAGATAGCAGCAGTCTGGTGCATGAAGGATTATGATAGTAAGGAATGGATTTTGAAGCATAGTGTCACCATTGCTGAGTTATGGAGCATAACTTCGGCAGAGTTCGATGTTGCTGCTATTCATCCAGACCGCGGCAGCATTTTCTTGTATTCATATGATGATGATACATTGGCATCATACGATATGCAACATCGACTTCATCGTATCCTTCATCTCGAGGAAAACAACACAGCAATATTTCTACCCTATGTTCCACTCTTCTCAGACTCATTTGCAGGTGCAGATGGGCAGTAG
- the LOC109780798 gene encoding F-box protein At5g49610, which translates to MEEKSSGHKKARATNPPASAQEMAAAASPLTDDLIVEILSRLPARSVHRVKCVSPSWRALIADPANRKKLPQTLAGFLYSTYHWADPRFQKFHLANVSVGAAPPVDLSLSFLPPDKYLYVDQLDACNGLLLCLCYMAPSSPSTDKRTPLESHFIVCNPATKRWVDLPPHAKVPNGHRGVARLGFDPAVSSHFHVLQFEKTDQEDCVTGVNIYSSQTGAWKRRQSRLVEKITLYAGLASVFFHGMLHLLGMLKPMKLDDDAVLVAVDMEGQVWKAIRVPSGGLSFGTIGLSQGCLHYATTPLGIVDKNKKEDTSLATKIASVWCMEDYDSKEWVLKHSVSNDELGSKTRAEYKVTAIHPDRDTIFLDSCDVDTLASYDMQHREFCRILNLKKDRAPLFVPYVPLFSDSLAGADGQ; encoded by the coding sequence ATGGAGGAGAAGAGCTCTGGGCACAAGAAGGCAAGGGCGACCAACCCTCCGGCGTCGGCGcaggagatggcggcggcggccagcCCCCTCACGGATGACCTCATCGTGGAGATCCTGTCCCGCCTCCCCGCCAGGTCCGTCCACCGCGTCAAGTGCGTCTCGCCGTCCTGGCGCGCCCTCATCGCGGACCCGGCCAACCGCAAGAAGCTGCCCCAGACCCTCGCCGGCTTCCTCTACAGCACCTACCACTGGGCAGATCCTCGCTTCCAAAAGTTTCATTTGGCCAACGTCTCCGTCGGCGCAGCCCCGCCGGTCGACCTGTCCCTCTCTTTCCTGCCACCCGACAAGTACTTGTACGTCGACCAGCTGGACGCCTGCAATGGCCTTCTCCTCTGCCTCTGCTACATGGCCCCTTCTTCTCCTTCAACGGACAAGCGTACGCCGCTTGAATCTCATTTCATCGTGTGCAATCcggccaccaagaggtgggtcgaTCTGCCCCCTCACGCCAAGGTGCCAAATGGCCATCGCGGTGTAGCTCGTTTGGGTTTTGATCCAGCAGTATCGTCCCATTTCCATGTTCTTCAGTTTGAGAAGACCGATCAGGAGGATTGCGTCACAGGAGTGAACATCTACTCTTCGCAAACTGGAGCTTGGAAGCGTAGACAAAGCCGCTTGGTTGAGAAAATTACCCTGTACGCTGGCCTTGCAAGTGTCTTCTTTCACGGTATGCTGCACTTGCTTGGTATGCTGAAACCCATGAAGTTGGACGACGATGCTGTGCTGGTAGCAGTGGACATGGAGGGGCAGGTGTGGAAGGCTATCCGTGTGCCGTCAGGTGGTTTGAGTTTTGGTACGATTGGATTGTCACAGGGGTGCTTGCACTATGCTACCACACCCCTAGGTATTGTTGACAAGAACAAGAAGGAGGATACATCCCTAGCTACCAAGATAGCATCAGTCTGGTGCATGGAAGATTATGATAGTAAAGAATGGGTCTTGAAGCATAGTGTCAGCAATGATGAGTTAGGAAGCAAAACTAGGGCGGAGTACAAGGTGACTGCTATTCATCCAGACCGTGACACTATTTTCCTGGATTCATGTGATGTTGATACATTGGCATCTTATGATATGCAACATCGGGAATTCTGTCGTATCCTTAATCTTAAGAAAGACAGAGCACCACTATTTGTACCCTATGTTCCACTATTCTCAGACTCATTAGCAGGTGCAGATGGTCAGTAG